CTCCAAGCTGGACCTCCCCGGCTCGGCCCAGCTCGTCCTCCGCCTCAACCCGACTCGCTCCGTCGTCTCCTGGACCTCGCTGATCTCTGGGTCTGCCCAGAACGGCCACTTTAGCTTCTCCCTGCTTATGTTCGTTGACATGCTGAGGGAGTGCATTCGGCCTAATGATTTCACCTTCCCCTGCGCGTTCAAGGCCTCTGGCGGTCTTTGCATGCCCGTTACTGGGAAGCAGATTCATGGGATTGCCATTAAGGTGGGTGAAATGGTCGATGTGTTCGTTGGTAGCAGTGCTTTTGATATGTACTGTAAGACGGGGCTTAAAGATGATGCGAGGAagctgttcgacgaaatgccccaGAAGAACAGAGTAGCGTGGAATACGTATATTTCCAACGCGGTGCTGGACGGAATGCCCCAGGATTGTATTGGCGCATTTATTAAGTTTAGGAGAGTGGGTGGTGTTCCTGATTATATAACATTGAGTGCATTTCTCAACGCCTGTTCGGACACGGCAAATTTAGAGCTTGGTCACCAGCTCCATGGGTATGTTCTTAGAAGCGGGTTGGAGGCGGACATCTCTGTAGCGAATGGATTGGTCGATTTCTATGGGAAATGTGGGGAGGTTAGTTGTTCCGAGATGGTGTTTGACGAAATTCGCGAGCCAAATGACGTGTCTTGGTGCTCACTAATGTCTACGTTAGTGCAGAATCATGAGCAAGAAAAGGCTTGCATGGCTTTCTTAATGGCTAGGAAAGAAGGGATTCGGCCGACAGATTTCTTGGTATCCTCTGTGCTCAATGCCTGTGCTGGCTTAGCAGGGCTTGAACTTGGTAGGTCAGTTCATTCACTTGCTATTAAGGCATGCGTGATGGGAAATATTTTTGTCAGCACTGCACTGGTTGACATGTATGGAAAATGTGGATGTATTGAGGATGCGGAAGTTGCCTTCCATGGCATGCCGCAAAGAAATCTGATTACTTGGAATTCTTTGATCGGTGGTTATGCACATCAAGGGCTTGCCGATATGGCTGTTGCTGTGTTTGAGAAAATGCTGTCAAGTTGCAGTGAGGTGATACCAAATTATGTGACCTTCGTGTGTTTATTGGCAGCTTGTAGTCGAGCAGGAAATGTAGAGCTTGGTATGGATATCTTCGCATCAATGAGAAGAAGACATGCAATTGAACCTGGGCCAGAGCATTATGCATGTATTGTGGATCTGCTAGGGCGGGCTGGCATGTTAAAGCAGGCATATGactttatcatgaaaatgccaTTTCGACCCACGATATCAATATGGGGAGCCCTCTTAGGGGCTTGTAGGATCCACAGGAATCCAGAACTTGGTAGAATTGCAGCTGAAAACTTATTTCAACTTGATCCGAAAGACTCTGGCAATTTCGTGGTTCTTTCAAATTCATTGGCAGCTGCTGGAAGGTAATcttatcattttaaaataatggtGGAACAActgttctatttttattcctcAGAAAGTgttctataattatttttaaactcTCATATGCATATTCATGTATAAAGCAGACAGAATCACGGGCTGTTGCTAGtgaagatttctttcttttctcgtATGGAAATGCTTCAGGATAAGTGGCAAACTGTGGAGTTTTGCCTAGTGAAGATTTAGAATCCTACTGGCTATGTTCACACTTTGTTTTATATGTATTTCTGCTTGAGGTTTTGATGGAGATATCGGAAGATGTTAACTTTCCCTCTGTGTGATATCTGTGGGGGCACACTTTATTTCATCAGAACGGCTTTCTTGTTTGTGCTTCCTACTAGATTCACCATTTCTACACCCTAAAGGAATGTTTTGATATGTTAACTAATGGCGCTCCAATTTTATCGAATAATGCAGATGGGAGGAAGCCACCAATGTGAGGAAGGAGATA
This region of Eucalyptus grandis isolate ANBG69807.140 chromosome 8, ASM1654582v1, whole genome shotgun sequence genomic DNA includes:
- the LOC104414794 gene encoding pentatricopeptide repeat-containing protein At4g14850 gives rise to the protein MAGHAVDSLASLLSAAVSARSSLLGRATHARIVKTLRHPLPALVSDHLTHMYSKLDLPGSAQLVLRLNPTRSVVSWTSLISGSAQNGHFSFSLLMFVDMLRECIRPNDFTFPCAFKASGGLCMPVTGKQIHGIAIKVGEMVDVFVGSSAFDMYCKTGLKDDARKLFDEMPQKNRVAWNTYISNAVLDGMPQDCIGAFIKFRRVGGVPDYITLSAFLNACSDTANLELGHQLHGYVLRSGLEADISVANGLVDFYGKCGEVSCSEMVFDEIREPNDVSWCSLMSTLVQNHEQEKACMAFLMARKEGIRPTDFLVSSVLNACAGLAGLELGRSVHSLAIKACVMGNIFVSTALVDMYGKCGCIEDAEVAFHGMPQRNLITWNSLIGGYAHQGLADMAVAVFEKMLSSCSEVIPNYVTFVCLLAACSRAGNVELGMDIFASMRRRHAIEPGPEHYACIVDLLGRAGMLKQAYDFIMKMPFRPTISIWGALLGACRIHRNPELGRIAAENLFQLDPKDSGNFVVLSNSLAAAGRWEEATNVRKEIKDIGLKKGTGCSWIAVKNEVHIFQAKDASHERNSEIHATLLELKRDMEDDLEEEEKVSEVWLHSEKIALAFGLISIPPAVPIRITKNLRMCGDCHSAFKFISRITGRELIVRDNARFHQFLAGRCSCKDFW